From the genome of Blautia pseudococcoides, one region includes:
- a CDS encoding ABC transporter substrate-binding protein, with protein MKKKVVAVLLAGAMAGTMLTGCGGDSKAADSGDTKKEDTADKADDSDDSGAEGKVTLNVTTTFAGTESNVDKYQESIENWQKETGNKVNDSSASADEAMKARVITDFETGAEPDVLFYFNGNDSNSFVEAGKVVSIDEIREKYPDYASNMNDDLIPASPADGVKYAVPFYGYWEGMYVNKKVCEDAGVEIPGPDTTWEQFMETCQKIKDAGYTPIAASLIKEPHYWFEYSIFNHDTPATHVAVPEKVDDKVGKAWEAGIADIKDVYGKGFFTENTNTCEADEAFQGFLQDKAAFYVDGSWKMGGIRDNSDNIDNFTVTFVPGQNERKTTDIISGLSSGWYITKKAWDDPEKQKAAVDLVESFINTETVSDYAGTATTALKDGAQVDESKLNSLEKDALTMLKSVTATSGACQDLCSEDQRAPIFTNMPQIVEGQMEISDAIQQVIDAMEE; from the coding sequence ATGAAAAAGAAAGTTGTAGCAGTTTTACTTGCAGGAGCAATGGCAGGAACTATGCTGACAGGATGCGGCGGTGACAGCAAGGCAGCAGATTCCGGAGATACCAAGAAAGAAGATACCGCAGACAAAGCAGATGACAGTGACGACAGCGGCGCTGAGGGCAAAGTCACATTGAATGTTACCACAACCTTTGCAGGAACAGAGAGTAACGTTGATAAATACCAGGAGAGCATTGAGAACTGGCAGAAAGAGACCGGAAACAAAGTAAACGACTCCTCCGCATCTGCAGACGAGGCCATGAAAGCCCGTGTTATCACAGACTTTGAGACAGGCGCAGAACCGGATGTTTTGTTCTACTTCAACGGCAATGATTCCAATTCCTTTGTTGAGGCAGGCAAAGTGGTTTCCATTGATGAGATCCGTGAAAAATATCCGGACTATGCATCCAATATGAATGATGACCTGATTCCGGCTTCTCCGGCTGACGGTGTTAAATATGCGGTTCCTTTCTACGGATACTGGGAGGGCATGTATGTAAACAAGAAAGTCTGTGAAGATGCAGGCGTTGAGATTCCAGGCCCGGACACCACATGGGAACAGTTTATGGAAACCTGCCAGAAGATCAAAGACGCAGGCTATACCCCGATCGCAGCTTCTCTGATCAAAGAGCCGCATTACTGGTTTGAATACTCCATCTTCAACCATGACACACCGGCAACACACGTAGCAGTTCCGGAAAAAGTGGATGATAAAGTGGGCAAAGCCTGGGAAGCAGGAATTGCTGATATCAAAGATGTATACGGAAAAGGTTTCTTTACAGAGAACACCAACACCTGCGAAGCTGATGAGGCGTTCCAGGGATTCTTACAGGACAAAGCAGCATTCTATGTAGACGGTTCCTGGAAGATGGGCGGTATCAGAGATAACTCTGACAATATTGACAACTTTACCGTTACCTTTGTACCTGGTCAGAACGAGAGAAAGACAACCGACATCATCAGCGGTCTGTCCTCAGGCTGGTACATCACCAAAAAAGCATGGGATGATCCGGAAAAACAGAAAGCAGCTGTGGATTTAGTAGAATCCTTCATCAACACGGAAACTGTATCCGATTACGCAGGAACAGCAACAACTGCATTAAAAGACGGTGCGCAGGTGGATGAAAGCAAGCTGAATTCCCTTGAGAAAGATGCTCTTACCATGCTGAAATCCGTAACCGCTACATCAGGCGCATGCCAGGATCTGTGCTCAGAAGATCAGAGGGCTCCTATCTTCACAAATATGCCGCAGATCGTTGAAGGCCAGATGGAGATCAGTGACGCTATCCAGCAGGTTATTGATGCAATGGAAGAATAA
- a CDS encoding sensor histidine kinase, translating to MKEKKKFSIQWRVIAIALGCWMIPFVLMVGMMVHYILSNQMGDRVDNMTDQVNFNMQTSVERLNQAIEDSRDASYEGELRSVYEAYKNNNYKDYWLSGRVRGYLNTKYTNDTNFSSTIFWYREAPEKLNGEVYNSSAGGGYHQINTYWEYDHEAVKEYAETLDTGIGFLDRDGRIYMIRNLVSRSFEPVGVLVMRLNIAYCFEGMRHFLNDLDMSIYLNELCLEFSQDGERENTEGLRPEKYPQGSTWEGGYLYIRNHVKENSYRLDTLVRIPKTVIMDSMYAYLRILGVMMVLLVPLVVFLIFMVRRHILQPTEQLMEGAREIQEGNLGYQITFEAGSQEFVYLTESFNQMSSRLKYQFDHIYQEEMALKDARIMALQSHINPHFMNNTLEIINWEARLSGNMKISKMIESLSVLMNAAMDRKRRHVVPLKEELQYVEAYLHIMKERLGSKLTVEMDISEETLNEKVPRLILQPVIENAIEHGVIRSGSGTVVLRSYKKGDYLYLETENNGIMNEQERAKVGRLLAPDYDTSKESSGNLGIANVNQRLGILYGEPCGLSIFQEKDDRICARLTIFVGLRAQ from the coding sequence ATGAAAGAAAAAAAGAAATTTTCCATCCAGTGGAGGGTCATTGCCATTGCTTTGGGGTGCTGGATGATACCATTTGTGCTCATGGTGGGAATGATGGTGCATTATATCCTGTCCAACCAGATGGGGGACCGGGTGGACAATATGACAGATCAGGTGAACTTTAACATGCAGACCAGTGTGGAGCGGCTGAACCAGGCCATAGAGGATTCCAGGGACGCATCCTACGAGGGGGAACTGCGCTCTGTCTATGAGGCATATAAGAATAACAATTACAAGGATTACTGGCTCAGCGGCAGGGTACGGGGGTATCTGAACACGAAGTATACCAATGACACAAACTTTTCCAGCACTATTTTCTGGTATAGGGAAGCGCCGGAGAAACTGAACGGCGAAGTATATAATTCCAGCGCGGGCGGGGGGTATCATCAGATTAACACATACTGGGAGTATGATCACGAAGCAGTCAAGGAATATGCCGAGACACTTGATACCGGTATTGGTTTTCTGGACAGGGACGGCCGCATTTACATGATCAGGAATCTTGTGAGCCGTTCTTTTGAGCCTGTGGGTGTGCTGGTCATGCGATTGAACATTGCCTATTGTTTTGAGGGTATGCGTCATTTTCTGAATGATTTAGATATGAGCATTTACTTAAATGAATTATGCCTGGAGTTCAGCCAGGATGGAGAACGGGAAAACACAGAAGGCCTGCGTCCGGAAAAATATCCCCAGGGCAGCACATGGGAGGGCGGCTATCTGTACATCAGGAATCATGTAAAAGAGAACAGCTACCGGCTGGATACCCTGGTACGCATTCCCAAGACTGTGATCATGGACTCTATGTATGCATATCTGCGTATTCTGGGCGTGATGATGGTACTTCTTGTGCCACTTGTGGTGTTCCTCATATTTATGGTGCGCCGTCATATCCTTCAGCCCACAGAACAGCTCATGGAGGGGGCCAGGGAAATCCAGGAGGGCAATCTGGGGTATCAGATCACCTTTGAGGCAGGCAGCCAGGAATTTGTCTATCTGACAGAATCCTTTAACCAGATGTCAAGCCGGCTCAAATACCAGTTTGACCATATATATCAGGAGGAGATGGCGCTTAAGGATGCCAGGATCATGGCTCTGCAGTCCCATATTAATCCCCATTTTATGAACAACACCCTGGAGATCATCAACTGGGAGGCCCGCCTCTCCGGTAATATGAAGATATCCAAGATGATAGAATCCCTGTCTGTGCTCATGAATGCGGCTATGGACAGAAAGCGGCGGCATGTGGTGCCTCTGAAAGAGGAACTGCAATATGTGGAGGCTTATCTTCATATTATGAAAGAGAGGCTGGGGAGCAAGCTTACTGTGGAGATGGATATTTCGGAAGAAACCCTGAATGAGAAGGTGCCAAGGCTGATCCTGCAGCCTGTGATCGAGAATGCCATTGAACACGGCGTCATAAGAAGCGGCAGCGGCACAGTGGTTTTAAGAAGCTATAAAAAGGGGGACTACCTCTACCTGGAGACGGAGAACAACGGCATTATGAACGAGCAGGAGAGGGCAAAGGTGGGCAGGCTGCTTGCGCCTGATTATGACACCAGCAAGGAATCCTCAGGCAATCTGGGCATAGCAAATGTAAACCAGAGACTGGGTATTTTGTACGGGGAACCCTGCGGACTGTCTATTTTCCAGGAAAAAGATGACCGGATTTGTGCCCGCTTGACCATTTTTGTTGGTCTAAGAGCACAATAA
- a CDS encoding phosphoglucomutase/phosphomannomutase family protein → MIKFGTGGWRAIIGDGFTKENIQKLTKALAMKMKAEGVEKEDICIGYDRRFLAKEAVMWSCEVLAAEGIRAWFINRSSPTPLIMYYVMAHDLPYGMMVTASHNPAIYNGIKVFTRGGRDANEVQTEEIEAYIAKVEEEIAAGNTISTIPYEQAVAEGKVVEFNPLNEYLDNIIAAVDVEAIKNKGLRVALDPMYGVSQTSLKTLLSITRCELEIIHERHDTLFGGKLPAPNAQTLRSLQNYVLDRGCDIGVATDGDADRIGVIDDTGKFLHPNDILVLLYYYLVKYKGWSGPVVRNVATTHMLDRVAESFGQKCYEVPVGFKYISSKMEETDAIIGGESSGGLTVKGHINGKDGVYAAMLLVEMIAVTGKKISRIARDIEEEYGSIYMEERDYKFTPARKDEIQRILMVDKALPNIDEPVERVSYMDGCKIYFKNGGWIIARFSGTEPLLRIFCEMPEAYQAVRMCELFEEFLELKS, encoded by the coding sequence ATGATCAAATTTGGAACAGGCGGTTGGAGAGCAATTATAGGTGACGGCTTCACAAAGGAGAATATCCAGAAGCTGACAAAAGCCCTTGCCATGAAGATGAAGGCAGAGGGTGTGGAGAAAGAGGATATCTGCATTGGCTATGACAGGCGTTTCCTTGCGAAGGAAGCTGTGATGTGGTCATGTGAGGTGCTGGCAGCGGAGGGGATCCGTGCCTGGTTTATCAACAGATCCTCCCCCACACCGCTGATCATGTATTATGTGATGGCCCATGATCTGCCCTACGGCATGATGGTGACAGCCAGCCATAATCCGGCCATTTACAATGGGATCAAGGTTTTCACCAGAGGCGGAAGAGATGCCAATGAGGTGCAGACTGAGGAGATTGAAGCGTATATAGCAAAGGTGGAGGAGGAGATCGCTGCCGGCAATACCATCAGCACGATCCCTTACGAGCAGGCAGTTGCTGAGGGAAAGGTTGTGGAATTTAATCCTCTCAATGAATATCTGGACAATATTATCGCGGCAGTGGATGTGGAGGCCATTAAGAACAAAGGGCTTCGTGTGGCTCTTGACCCCATGTACGGTGTGAGCCAGACATCTCTGAAGACGCTGCTTTCCATCACCCGCTGTGAGCTGGAGATCATACACGAGCGTCATGACACGTTGTTTGGCGGCAAGCTGCCTGCACCAAACGCCCAGACCCTGCGCTCTCTGCAGAATTATGTGCTGGATAGAGGCTGTGATATCGGTGTGGCTACGGATGGGGATGCCGACCGGATCGGCGTGATTGACGATACGGGGAAATTCCTGCATCCCAATGATATTTTAGTGCTGTTATATTATTATCTTGTAAAATACAAAGGCTGGAGCGGCCCTGTGGTGCGTAACGTGGCAACCACCCATATGCTGGACCGTGTGGCTGAGAGCTTCGGGCAGAAATGCTATGAAGTTCCGGTAGGATTCAAATATATATCTTCCAAGATGGAGGAGACAGACGCCATCATCGGCGGTGAATCCTCAGGCGGTCTTACCGTTAAGGGACATATCAACGGCAAGGACGGCGTATATGCCGCTATGCTTTTGGTAGAGATGATCGCTGTGACCGGAAAGAAGATATCCCGGATCGCAAGGGATATTGAGGAGGAGTACGGAAGCATCTATATGGAGGAGAGAGATTATAAGTTTACGCCTGCAAGGAAGGATGAGATCCAGAGGATCCTTATGGTGGATAAGGCTCTTCCCAATATTGATGAGCCGGTAGAGCGGGTGTCCTATATGGACGGCTGCAAGATCTACTTTAAGAACGGCGGCTGGATCATTGCCAGATTCTCCGGCACAGAGCCTCTTCTTCGTATTTTCTGCGAGATGCCTGAGGCATATCAGGCTGTCCGCATGTGCGAGCTTTTTGAAGAATTTTTGGAACTGAAAAGCTGA
- a CDS encoding GH36-type glycosyl hydrolase domain-containing protein, with product MKYGHFDNEKREYVIDRVDLPTSWTNYLGVKDMCAVLNHTAGGYIFYKSPEYHRITRFRANAVPMDRPGHYVYIRDDEDGDYWSVSWQPVGKSLEEAKYTCRHGMSYSVYECDYSGIKASQKMCIPKEDPVELWDVKIKNDSGRQRSLSVYSYLEFSFHQIEMDNKNFQMSMYAAGSSCEDGIIEHDLFYEEFGFQWFTASFEPDGFECLRDAFIGSYRTESNPIGVEKGVLNGGFEKGNNHCGAMQKKITLAPGEEVRLVFMLGEGNRKAAYPYKEKYSDPVNVDAAYEELKNYWDSKFEKLQIQTPNEGMNTLINTWTLYQAEINVMFSRFASFIEVGGRTGLGYRDTAQDAMTVPHSNPEKCRQRIIELLRGQVSEGYGLHLFQPEWFDPDTEVKPFKSPTVVPTPSRDQMIHGLEDTCSDDALWLVSSIVEYVKETGEFELLNHVVPYADKDEGTVYDHMKRILDFSARQVGADGVCKGLRADWNDCLNLGGGESAMVSFLHYWAIGSFLEAATYLGEKEDVQKYTAMAEHVKKVCDRELWDGEWYVRGITKNGRKIGTQKDKEGRVHLESNAWAVLSGAAPKDKGTKAMDAVYENLFTPYGIMLNGPSYTVPDDDIGFVTRVYPGVKENGSVFSHPNPWAWAAECMLGRGSRAMEFYDALCPYYQNDMIETRQAEPYSYCQFIMGKDHTAYGRARHPFMTGSGGWAYFAATRYMLGIRPQMDGLEIDPCIPGDWEGFTAHRVFRGASFEIKVENPAHVEKGVKEIWLDGEKVDKIPVCEAGSSHTVRIVMG from the coding sequence ATGAAATACGGACATTTTGACAATGAAAAGAGAGAGTACGTGATTGACAGGGTAGATTTACCTACATCCTGGACCAATTACCTGGGAGTGAAAGATATGTGTGCGGTTTTGAACCACACAGCAGGAGGATATATTTTCTACAAATCACCGGAGTATCACCGCATTACAAGGTTCCGCGCCAATGCAGTTCCCATGGACCGGCCGGGACATTATGTGTATATCCGTGACGATGAGGACGGAGATTACTGGAGCGTATCCTGGCAGCCTGTGGGCAAATCCCTGGAGGAAGCTAAATACACCTGCCGTCACGGCATGTCCTATTCTGTCTATGAATGTGACTACAGCGGCATCAAAGCATCCCAGAAAATGTGCATCCCCAAAGAGGACCCGGTGGAACTGTGGGACGTGAAGATCAAGAACGACAGCGGACGCCAAAGAAGCCTCAGCGTATATTCCTATCTGGAATTCTCCTTCCACCAGATTGAGATGGACAACAAAAATTTCCAGATGAGTATGTATGCGGCAGGCTCCTCCTGTGAGGATGGTATTATCGAACATGACCTTTTTTATGAAGAGTTTGGGTTCCAGTGGTTCACAGCCAGCTTTGAGCCGGATGGATTTGAGTGCCTGAGAGATGCGTTCATTGGTTCCTACCGCACGGAATCAAACCCCATTGGCGTGGAAAAAGGTGTCTTAAACGGCGGCTTTGAGAAGGGAAACAACCACTGCGGAGCCATGCAGAAAAAAATCACTCTGGCTCCCGGCGAGGAAGTGCGCCTGGTGTTCATGCTGGGTGAGGGCAACAGAAAAGCTGCTTATCCCTACAAAGAAAAATACAGTGATCCTGTAAATGTGGACGCAGCCTATGAGGAACTGAAAAACTACTGGGACAGCAAATTTGAAAAGCTGCAGATCCAGACACCAAATGAAGGTATGAATACACTGATCAATACGTGGACCCTTTACCAGGCGGAGATCAATGTAATGTTCTCACGCTTTGCCTCCTTTATCGAGGTGGGGGGACGTACAGGACTTGGATACAGGGATACGGCACAGGATGCCATGACAGTTCCCCACTCCAACCCTGAGAAATGCCGCCAGAGGATCATAGAGCTTTTAAGAGGCCAGGTGTCAGAGGGCTACGGCCTGCATCTGTTCCAGCCTGAGTGGTTTGATCCGGATACGGAAGTGAAGCCGTTCAAATCACCCACCGTTGTGCCCACTCCAAGCAGAGACCAGATGATCCATGGCCTGGAGGATACCTGTTCTGATGATGCCCTGTGGCTGGTCAGCTCCATTGTGGAGTATGTAAAAGAGACCGGTGAATTTGAACTTTTAAATCATGTGGTGCCATATGCTGACAAGGACGAGGGCACTGTCTATGACCATATGAAACGGATCTTAGACTTCTCCGCCAGACAGGTGGGAGCTGACGGTGTGTGCAAAGGCCTCCGTGCGGACTGGAATGACTGCCTGAATTTAGGCGGTGGTGAGAGCGCCATGGTATCCTTCCTGCACTACTGGGCCATCGGGAGTTTCCTTGAGGCAGCCACCTATCTGGGTGAAAAAGAGGATGTACAAAAATACACGGCAATGGCAGAGCATGTGAAGAAGGTCTGCGACCGTGAGCTTTGGGACGGTGAATGGTATGTCCGCGGCATCACCAAAAACGGCCGGAAGATCGGAACACAGAAGGACAAAGAGGGAAGGGTACATCTGGAATCCAATGCCTGGGCAGTGCTCTCCGGCGCGGCGCCAAAGGATAAGGGAACAAAAGCCATGGACGCTGTCTATGAGAATCTCTTTACGCCTTACGGTATCATGCTCAACGGTCCGTCCTACACAGTGCCGGATGATGACATAGGTTTTGTGACCAGGGTATATCCGGGTGTGAAGGAGAACGGATCTGTGTTCAGTCATCCAAACCCCTGGGCATGGGCAGCGGAATGTATGCTGGGAAGAGGAAGCCGGGCCATGGAATTTTATGATGCCCTTTGTCCTTATTACCAGAATGACATGATCGAGACCCGTCAGGCGGAACCTTACTCCTACTGCCAGTTCATTATGGGAAAAGACCACACCGCATACGGCAGGGCCAGGCATCCCTTCATGACAGGAAGCGGCGGCTGGGCTTACTTTGCAGCCACCAGATATATGCTTGGCATCCGTCCGCAGATGGATGGACTGGAGATAGATCCCTGTATTCCCGGTGACTGGGAAGGATTTACCGCGCACCGGGTATTCCGCGGCGCGTCCTTTGAAATCAAAGTGGAGAATCCGGCCCATGTGGAAAAAGGCGTGAAGGAAATCTGGCTGGACGGGGAAAAGGTGGATAAGATTCCTGTCTGTGAAGCGGGCAGCAGCCATACCGTAAGAATTGTTATGGGGTAA
- a CDS encoding patatin-like phospholipase family protein, with protein MRAKKRQKRDDGKMTQNIAKTGLILEGGGMRGVFTAGVLDYFLEEDISFGTCLGVSAGSCLACSYLSKQHGRGYRTVTGYLDDPRYCGIGSFLKTGDYFGAEMLYKTIPDELDPYDHETFEANPARFYAVVTNCETGQAEYKRIRDLHRDICYIRASSSLPLMSRTLWIRKKPYLDGGITDSIPIRKSESMGNEKNVVVLTRGREYRKQRNQMAPLLRLRYGRQFPKLVECMENRHRVYNETLDYLYREEKEGRVFLIQPPKPVEIGRIEKDGEKLKALYGQGYETAERQAEALKKYLES; from the coding sequence ATGAGAGCAAAGAAGAGACAAAAGAGGGATGACGGGAAAATGACACAAAATATTGCGAAAACAGGTTTGATTTTGGAGGGAGGCGGGATGCGGGGTGTATTTACCGCAGGCGTGCTGGACTATTTCCTGGAGGAGGACATTTCGTTTGGCACCTGCCTGGGCGTTTCCGCCGGCTCCTGTCTGGCCTGCAGTTATTTGTCGAAGCAGCACGGAAGGGGATACCGGACCGTTACCGGGTATCTGGATGACCCCAGATACTGCGGGATCGGCAGTTTCTTAAAGACGGGGGATTATTTTGGGGCAGAGATGCTTTACAAGACCATACCGGATGAACTGGACCCCTATGACCATGAAACGTTTGAAGCAAACCCAGCCAGGTTTTACGCGGTTGTGACCAACTGTGAGACCGGGCAGGCGGAGTATAAACGCATCCGGGACCTGCACCGGGACATTTGTTATATCCGGGCATCCAGTTCCCTTCCCCTTATGTCCAGGACCCTGTGGATTCGGAAAAAGCCATACCTGGACGGCGGCATCACGGATTCTATTCCCATCCGCAAATCCGAAAGTATGGGAAATGAAAAGAATGTGGTAGTGCTCACAAGGGGCAGGGAATACCGGAAGCAGAGAAACCAGATGGCGCCGCTTCTGCGCCTGCGCTACGGCAGACAGTTCCCCAAACTGGTGGAGTGTATGGAAAATAGGCACCGGGTCTATAACGAGACCCTGGATTATCTCTACCGGGAGGAAAAAGAGGGAAGAGTATTCCTGATCCAGCCTCCAAAGCCTGTGGAGATTGGACGGATCGAGAAGGACGGGGAAAAACTGAAAGCACTTTACGGCCAGGGATATGAGACGGCAGAGAGGCAGGCAGAGGCTCTGAAAAAATATCTGGAGAGTTAA
- a CDS encoding ferritin family protein, with protein MKKRNIQKIIEPIVRRPGCTSFAVIGDPGCEGLGTVMMKTYAGALEKAAEEDMILIAGDMVPVGDERHYKNICTLTESVADKDVFVLRGNHDTGDYKAFFGLHDYAVIAETFTIVVVDNAFRNFSDTGLALLGRVLAMEECENVVIAFHIPLPNHFTGNSVPQEEFERLRAVYLPYKEKIKYFVCGHVHSCFEDEVDGIPFVCTGGGGAIIEDVSENIKASDVEHHIVRFARENGRLCHRFENLGDAPYQREREDKITRDQLEETVKGELYAFLRYQTFAERAEKRGYGRIANLFRALAESEYRHAKSFYAILDKPKAFHESVETYVPGEKFEYERLYPMVADYAQERDFLLTRQAYRDAASAEKAHARLLREAADHTGFEKTVFYVCPVCGCLMESRPERCPVCGAPAGEFLVYESKEETKEG; from the coding sequence ATGAAGAAACGTAATATTCAGAAAATTATAGAACCTATTGTCCGCCGCCCCGGCTGTACGTCCTTTGCGGTGATCGGGGACCCCGGATGTGAAGGGCTGGGAACCGTTATGATGAAGACCTATGCAGGAGCGCTTGAGAAAGCGGCAGAGGAAGATATGATCCTCATAGCAGGGGACATGGTCCCTGTTGGCGATGAGCGTCACTACAAAAATATCTGTACCCTCACAGAATCGGTGGCTGATAAAGATGTCTTTGTGCTTAGGGGAAACCATGACACAGGAGACTACAAGGCATTTTTCGGTCTGCATGACTATGCAGTCATTGCGGAGACTTTTACTATTGTAGTGGTTGACAATGCCTTCCGGAACTTTTCCGACACAGGGCTTGCGCTGCTTGGACGGGTACTTGCCATGGAAGAGTGCGAAAATGTGGTGATTGCCTTCCACATTCCCCTGCCTAACCATTTTACAGGAAATTCCGTTCCCCAGGAGGAATTTGAGCGTCTCAGGGCAGTATATCTTCCATATAAAGAAAAAATCAAATATTTTGTGTGCGGCCATGTGCACTCCTGCTTTGAGGATGAAGTGGATGGCATTCCCTTTGTGTGCACAGGGGGAGGCGGTGCCATCATAGAGGATGTGTCCGAGAATATAAAGGCATCGGATGTGGAACATCACATTGTCCGCTTTGCCAGGGAGAACGGCAGGCTTTGCCACAGATTTGAAAATCTTGGGGATGCCCCTTACCAGAGGGAGCGGGAGGACAAGATCACCAGGGACCAGCTTGAGGAGACCGTCAAAGGGGAACTGTATGCATTTCTTCGCTATCAGACCTTTGCGGAGCGTGCGGAAAAGAGAGGATACGGCAGGATCGCCAATCTGTTCCGGGCTTTGGCAGAATCGGAGTACCGGCATGCCAAGAGCTTTTACGCCATTCTGGACAAGCCGAAAGCTTTTCATGAATCAGTGGAGACCTATGTGCCCGGAGAAAAATTTGAATACGAGCGTCTGTATCCCATGGTCGCGGACTATGCCCAGGAGCGGGATTTCCTGCTCACGAGGCAGGCCTACCGGGACGCGGCTTCTGCCGAGAAGGCCCATGCAAGGCTTCTGAGAGAGGCTGCAGACCACACCGGATTTGAAAAAACCGTTTTTTACGTGTGCCCGGTCTGCGGATGCCTGATGGAGAGCCGGCCGGAGCGCTGCCCGGTCTGCGGGGCACCTGCAGGAGAGTTTTTGGTATATGAGAGCAAAGAAGAGACAAAAGAGGGATGA
- a CDS encoding helix-turn-helix domain-containing protein: MTGHTNYKTLRNYIEFDSHTAKAIDDLYIHRNTFKSRIKKIRELLEMEPDSPQERLYLMLIFRILRRYPELASEQEVRL, encoded by the coding sequence ATGACAGGACACACGAATTACAAGACACTTCGCAATTACATAGAATTTGATTCCCATACAGCAAAAGCCATTGATGATTTATATATCCACAGGAACACCTTCAAGTCCAGGATAAAGAAGATCAGGGAGCTTTTGGAGATGGAACCGGATTCCCCTCAGGAGCGACTCTACCTCATGCTGATTTTCCGTATACTCAGACGGTATCCTGAGCTGGCGTCAGAACAGGAGGTGAGGCTTTGA
- a CDS encoding MFS transporter → MLQIIFILSGPSFIMLFSAMLCGKLMQYLSKKRILIGAMILFAVSAILGGTVANVYYVLAMRILVGISMGFVNAAAMALIAEVYVDEDKRGTIMGIFNATMAGTGAVISLIAGVFAVRSWNEVFKVYWIAVPVIVMMFIFLPMTPPEGSQTEEDRAKAQGKNLMAKRNAGGLSCT, encoded by the coding sequence GTGCTCCAGATCATTTTCATCCTGTCTGGGCCGTCGTTTATCATGCTTTTCTCGGCTATGCTCTGCGGAAAACTCATGCAGTATCTGAGTAAAAAAAGGATTTTGATCGGGGCTATGATTCTTTTTGCCGTATCCGCCATTTTAGGAGGGACTGTGGCGAATGTATATTATGTACTGGCCATGCGTATCCTGGTAGGTATTTCCATGGGCTTTGTAAATGCCGCTGCTATGGCTTTGATCGCGGAAGTCTATGTGGACGAGGACAAACGCGGAACCATCATGGGTATTTTCAACGCTACCATGGCGGGCACCGGAGCTGTCATCAGCCTGATCGCAGGCGTATTCGCGGTCCGCTCCTGGAATGAAGTGTTTAAAGTTTACTGGATCGCCGTTCCGGTTATTGTGATGATGTTTATATTCCTTCCCATGACGCCCCCGGAGGGCAGCCAAACGGAGGAAGACCGGGCAAAGGCCCAGGGAAAGAATCTCATGGCCAAAAGGAATGCCGGGGGACTTTCCTGTACATGA
- a CDS encoding uroporphyrinogen decarboxylase family protein produces the protein MLKDVTEWRKYVHAPSLDYPDSEWEPYIKEAESVDRDEYFVTSVMFPGLFEQCHHLMDIPQTMMNFIEEPEAMHELIDHLTDWELEYADKVCRYLKPDALFHHDDWGTQTSTFISPAMFEEFFLPAYKKIYKRYLDNGVELIVHHSASYAATLVPYMIQMGIDIWQGVMTTNNVPELIRKYGGQISFMGGIDSAKVDYPGWTREVIKKEVRRACDENGRLYFIPCASQGLDISTFPGVYETLSEEITAYSKEIFV, from the coding sequence GTGCTGAAGGATGTCACAGAGTGGAGAAAATATGTCCACGCACCAAGTCTGGACTACCCGGACTCCGAATGGGAACCTTATATCAAAGAGGCGGAATCGGTTGACAGGGACGAATATTTCGTAACATCTGTCATGTTCCCCGGTCTTTTTGAACAGTGCCATCATCTGATGGATATTCCCCAGACCATGATGAACTTTATCGAGGAACCGGAAGCCATGCATGAACTCATTGATCACCTCACGGACTGGGAACTGGAATACGCGGATAAGGTATGCAGGTATCTGAAGCCTGACGCGCTTTTCCACCACGATGACTGGGGAACACAGACCTCCACCTTTATCTCCCCGGCTATGTTTGAAGAGTTTTTCCTTCCTGCATATAAGAAAATTTACAAGAGATACCTGGACAACGGCGTGGAGCTTATTGTACATCACTCGGCTTCCTATGCAGCCACACTGGTTCCTTATATGATCCAGATGGGGATTGATATCTGGCAGGGTGTCATGACAACAAACAATGTACCGGAACTGATCCGGAAATACGGCGGCCAGATTTCCTTCATGGGCGGCATAGACAGCGCCAAAGTGGACTACCCGGGCTGGACAAGGGAGGTCATCAAAAAAGAAGTACGCCGCGCCTGCGACGAGAACGGCAGGCTCTATTTCATTCCGTGTGCTTCTCAGGGACTTGATATCAGCACCTTCCCGGGGGTATATGAAACGCTCAGCGAAGAGATCACAGCTTACAGTAAAGAAATCTTTGTATAG